A stretch of Lactuca sativa cultivar Salinas chromosome 6, Lsat_Salinas_v11, whole genome shotgun sequence DNA encodes these proteins:
- the LOC128126919 gene encoding uncharacterized protein LOC128126919, with the protein MISFDKNTILIQLRDGSSHQGTVTSMEPNEGLFVLNSETSKKGKIKVVHLVDVPGHSRLRPKLDEYVPRAAGLVFVLDAVEFLPNCRAVSEYLYDILTKSSVVKRKIPLLILCNKVDKVTAHTKEFIRKQLEKEIDKLRTSRKAVSDADISNEFTLGIPGEPFSFSHCVNKVTVAEAPALTGEIQPLELFIRERVKP; encoded by the exons ATGATTAGTTTTGACAAAAACACAATCTTGATACAGCTTCGTGATGGTTCTTCTCATCAAGGCACCGTTACATCAATGGAACCCAATGAGGGTCTTTTTGTCCTCAATTCCGAGACCTCCAAG AAAGGCAAGATTAAGGTTGTTCACCTTGTTGATGTTCCTGGCCACTCACGTTTGCGCCCTAAATTGGACGAATATGTCCCTCGAGCAGCTGGCTTAGTATTTGTTCTAGATGCAGTGGAATTCTTGCCCAATTGTCGTGCTGTTTCAga GTATCTCTATGACATTTTAACAAAATCGAGTGTTGTCAAGAGGAAAATTCCACTTCTTATCCTTTGCAACAAGGTGGATAAAGTCACTGCACATACAAAAGAGTTCATTCGAAAACAACTGGAGAAAGAAAT TGATAAGCTTCGGACATCAAGAAAAGCTGTATCAGATGCGGATATATCTAATGAATTCACACTCGGAATCCCAGGGGAACCCTTTTCATTCTCTCACTGTGTAAACAAAGTCACTGTTGCTGAGGCTCCTGCATTAACTGGTGAGATTCAACCCTTGGAGCTCTTCATTAGGGAACGTGTCAAGCCTTGA